The Pelmatolapia mariae isolate MD_Pm_ZW linkage group LG10_11, Pm_UMD_F_2, whole genome shotgun sequence genome includes a region encoding these proteins:
- the phldb2a gene encoding pleckstrin homology-like domain family B member 2 isoform X1, whose amino-acid sequence MKSMLPQRSAVATLGYSSDCVKIEHSSGGSVAGTMLRGSRSKAELQELMETLQRRKSALEASLRAAECSRKYFSTSVGNQPTRPLSILSNTERPPSAARNFSYMTSNSVPPSPRQGDRQLSSNGLLRHSQARHQSQDSLLLSDGSSMVSPYGEPIPRSPRVKSGAASMPSSPRMTRRLYSQGKAAGDSRQRKYSTGSLNSLGMHSRSLPRLHNAADPPALSLPLRHSVGSHRVVASGNRRSLSSLEQPPDVTVPASMPSTPRRASLASLSSMGVEIDGTGLDLGIGERRLSFGKSGLSPGQRVGSITSLNGKEELKDYHQHQRDERLREQKVQRLECQRLETILNLCTELGQVAREPAGSAVSDLQKINKELEKLQVSDDDSVFSDSPSSTAQESCFGAKARDFQLSEEQQASQRQQSGYREARSHSPAISLNSSAPSPSMHHRAKALESVQLKQEVTHIEEERIQVLNNIEELEQKIKDLDNQMEESLREMEVECALLEGEQESEMAQLQRDKELLEQLKGKIHNVEKMNHTEKSQETEEQSKSLEDLEFQKLEREIKQDEEKENQSQELLREIADCQRLTVTRKERLMTLKKQSSQITLQAQQERENFQREKNNLLVMLQKEREKLVSLEGKYAELSEGQTFANNPVAIKEHLHTLKERRRSSKENSSHPNDSLPHKRSQQLLTTYGRSLGRTLPPKPHLPLSQSSSCGSVIPQGFCFSPREVNPRHLPKTGNSHAHVNEDRQRQSDFCNRLVSEPNVFLDSFSYPDNSQASDTISVDSSDSLETSFSACSPDNISSASTSNMAKIEEMERLLREAQAEKLRLLEHREREMEIRRQALEEERRRREELEKRLQEETSRRQKLVEREVKLREKQRSQSRLLTRYHPVRKDDFDLHGHIEAAGHNPDACFHLAITDKTCRGFLVKMGGKIKTWKKRWFVFDHNRRTLTYYADKHETKMKGVIYFQAIEEVYYDHLKNAHKSPNPSLTFSVKTHDRVYYMVAPSPEAMRIWMDVIVTGAEGHMHFMV is encoded by the exons ATGAAGAGCATGCTTCCCCAAAGGAGCGCTGTCGCCACACTGGGCTACAGCTCAG aCTGTGTGAAGATTGAGCACAGCAGTGGCGGCTCAGTGGCTGGCACGATGCTGAGGGGCTCCCGCTCGAAAGCTGAGCTACAGGAACTTATGGAGACGCTGCAGCGCAGGAAGAGCGCTCTGGAGGCTAGTCTGAGGGCAGCAGAGTGCAGCCGCAAGTACTTCAGTACATCTGTAGGAAACCAGCCCACCAGGCCGCTGTCGATCCTCAGTAACACAGAGCGTCCCCCTTCTGCCGCTAGAAACTTCTCTTACATGACCAGCAACAGCGTGCCACCATCACCCCGCCAAGGTGATCGCCAGCTAAGCTCTAATGGCTTGCTCCGTCACTCCCAGGCTCGCCACCAATCCCAAGACAGCTTGCTTCTCTCAGATGGAAGCTCTATGGTCTCCCCTTATGGGGAGCCCATACCACGTTCTCCCAGGGTCAAAAGCGGAGCAGCCAGTATGCCATCTAGCCCCAGAATGACCCGCAGGCTCTACTCACAGGGCAAAGCTGCAGGAGACTCCCGTCAGAGGAAATACTCCACGGGCTCCCTCAACAGCCTGGGTATGCACAGCCGTTCTCTGCCACGGCTTCACAATGCAGCAGATCCACCTGCGCTGTCACTGCCGTTACGCCACTCAGTAGGTTCCCACAGAGTGGTCGCTTCAGGAAACCGGCGCAGTCTCTCCTCTCTGGAGCAGCCTCCAGATGTGACAGTACCAGCCAGCATGCCCAGCACACCCAGGAGGGCTAGCCTGGCCTCTCTGAGCTCTATGGGAGTAGAGATTGATGGGACGGGGTTAGATCTGGGCATCGGAGAGAGGAGGTTGTCCTTTGGGAAGAGTGGTTTGAGTCCGGGACAACGGGTGGGCAGCATCACCTCTCTAAATGGCAAAGAGGAGCTCAAAGACTACCACCAGCATCAGAGAGATGAGCGACTCAGGGAGCAGAAAGTGCAGAGATTA GAATGCCAGCGTCTAGAGACCATCTTAAACCTGTGCACTGAGTTGGGACAGGTAGCGAGAGAGCCAGCGGGATCAGCTGTTTCTGACCTGCAGAAGATCAATAAGGAGCTGGAGAAGCTGCAGGTGTCGGACGATGACTCAGTGTTCTCCGACTCTCCGAGCAGCACAGCTCAAGAGAGCTGCTTTGGAGCCAAAGCCAGAGACTTCCAACTCTCTGAGGAGCAGCAGGCCAGCCAGCGTCAGCAGAGCGGCTATAGAGAGGCCAGATCCCACTCACCTGCTATCAGTCTCAACAGCAGTGCACCCTCGCCTTCTATGCATCACAGAGCCAAA GCTTTGGAGAGCGtgcagctgaaacaggaagtaacgCACATAGAGGAAGAAAGAATCCAAGTTTTGAATAACATAGAAGAGCTGGAGCAGAAGATCAAAGACCTGGACAACCAGATGGAGGAGTCTCTTCGAGAG ATGGAGGTGGAGTGTGCTCTCCTGGAAGGAGAACAGGAGTCGGAGATGGCCCAGCTGCAGAGGGATAAGGAGCTTCTGGAGCAGCTCAAGGGAAAAATTCACAATGTTGAGAAAATGAACCACACTGAGAAGTCACAg GAGACTGAGGAGCAGTCAAAAAGTTTGGAGGACTTGGAGTTTCAGAAGCTGGAGAGAGAAATTAAGCAGGACGAGGAAAAAGAGAATCAGAGCCAAGAGCTGCTGCGAGAGATCGCAGACTGTCAGCGCCTTACTGTCACCCGCAAG GAAAGACTCATGACGCTCAAGAAACAGTCATCTCAGATTACTTTACAGGCTCAGCAGGAACGGGAGAATTTCCAGAGAGAGAAGAACAATTTGCTCGTCATGCTTCAGAAG gagagagagaaattGGTGTCTTTGGAAGGAAAGTATGCAGAGCTGTCTGAGGGGCAGACCTTCGCTAACAATCCTGTAGCCATCAAAGAG CACTTGCACACTCTGAAGGAAAGACGAAGAAGCAGCAAGGAAAATTCATCACACCCAAATGACAGTCTACCTCATAAAAGGAGCCAGCAGCTGCTCACCACTTATGGCAGATCCCTCGGACGCACGCTTCCTCCAAAG CCTCACCTTCCTTTGTCCCAAAGCTCAAGCTGTGGCAGTGTCATCCCACAAGGCTTCTGCTTCTCCCCTCGGGAGGTGAACCCTCGCCACTTGCCCAAGA CAGGCAACAGCCACGCGCATGTAAATGAAGACAGGCAAAGACAGAGTGATTTTTGCAACAGGTTGGTCTCTGAGCCCAACGTCTTCCTGGACTCGTTCTCTTACCCGGACAACAGCCAGGCGTCAGACACCATCAGCGTGGACAGCTCTGACAGCCTGGAAACCAGCTTCTCTGCCTGCTCCCCAGACAACATCTCAAG TGCCAGTACCTCCAACATGGCAAAGATTGAAGAGATGGAGCGTTTGCTCCGCGAGGCCCAGGCCGAAAAGCTGAGACTCCTCGAGCATCGA GAGCGGGAGATGGAGATACGCAGGCAGGCtctggaggaggagaggagaagaagagaggaaCTGGAGAAACGGCTGCAGGAGGAAACaagcaggagacagaagctTGTGGAGAGAGAGGTGAAGCTCAGAGAGAAGCAGAGATCACAG TCCCGGCTGTTGACAAGATACCACCCAGTAAGAAAAGACGACTTTGATCTTCACGGCCACATTGAAGCAGCCGGACACAACCCAGACGCCTGCTTCCATCTGGCCATCACTGATAAAACCTGTCGCGGGTTCCTCGTCAAAATGGGAGGAAAGATCAAGACGTGGAAGAAGCGCTGGTTTGTCTTTGACCACAATCGCAGGACACTCACTTACTATGCAG ACAAACACGAGACCAAGATGAAAGGCGTCATTTACTTCCAAGCCATAGAGGAGGTGTACTATGACCATTTAAAAAATGCGCACAAA AGCCCCAACCCCTCGCTGACCTTCAGTGTGAAGACCCACGATCGGGTGTACTACATGGTGGCTCCGTCCCCTGAAGCCATGCGTATCTGGATGGATGTTATTGTAACCGGTGCTGAAGGACACATGCACTTCATGGTGTAA
- the phldb2a gene encoding pleckstrin homology-like domain family B member 2 isoform X2 has product MKSMLPQRSAVATLGYSSDCVKIEHSSGGSVAGTMLRGSRSKAELQELMETLQRRKSALEASLRAAECSRKYFSTSVGNQPTRPLSILSNTERPPSAARNFSYMTSNSVPPSPRQGDRQLSSNGLLRHSQARHQSQDSLLLSDGSSMVSPYGEPIPRSPRVKSGAASMPSSPRMTRRLYSQGKAAGDSRQRKYSTGSLNSLGMHSRSLPRLHNAADPPALSLPLRHSVGSHRVVASGNRRSLSSLEQPPDVTVPASMPSTPRRASLASLSSMGVEIDGTGLDLGIGERRLSFGKSGLSPGQRVGSITSLNGKEELKDYHQHQRDERLREQKVQRLECQRLETILNLCTELGQVAREPAGSAVSDLQKINKELEKLQVSDDDSVFSDSPSSTAQESCFGAKARDFQLSEEQQASQRQQSGYREARSHSPAISLNSSAPSPSMHHRAKALESVQLKQEVTHIEEERIQVLNNIEELEQKIKDLDNQMEESLREMEVECALLEGEQESEMAQLQRDKELLEQLKGKIHNVEKMNHTEKSQETEEQSKSLEDLEFQKLEREIKQDEEKENQSQELLREIADCQRLTVTRKERLMTLKKQSSQITLQAQQERENFQREKNNLLVMLQKEREKLVSLEGKYAELSEGQTFANNPVAIKEHLHTLKERRRSSKENSSHPNDSLPHKRSQQLLTTYGRSLGRTLPPKPHLPLSQSSSCGSVIPQGFCFSPREVNPRHLPKSNSHAHVNEDRQRQSDFCNRLVSEPNVFLDSFSYPDNSQASDTISVDSSDSLETSFSACSPDNISSASTSNMAKIEEMERLLREAQAEKLRLLEHREREMEIRRQALEEERRRREELEKRLQEETSRRQKLVEREVKLREKQRSQSRLLTRYHPVRKDDFDLHGHIEAAGHNPDACFHLAITDKTCRGFLVKMGGKIKTWKKRWFVFDHNRRTLTYYADKHETKMKGVIYFQAIEEVYYDHLKNAHKSPNPSLTFSVKTHDRVYYMVAPSPEAMRIWMDVIVTGAEGHMHFMV; this is encoded by the exons ATGAAGAGCATGCTTCCCCAAAGGAGCGCTGTCGCCACACTGGGCTACAGCTCAG aCTGTGTGAAGATTGAGCACAGCAGTGGCGGCTCAGTGGCTGGCACGATGCTGAGGGGCTCCCGCTCGAAAGCTGAGCTACAGGAACTTATGGAGACGCTGCAGCGCAGGAAGAGCGCTCTGGAGGCTAGTCTGAGGGCAGCAGAGTGCAGCCGCAAGTACTTCAGTACATCTGTAGGAAACCAGCCCACCAGGCCGCTGTCGATCCTCAGTAACACAGAGCGTCCCCCTTCTGCCGCTAGAAACTTCTCTTACATGACCAGCAACAGCGTGCCACCATCACCCCGCCAAGGTGATCGCCAGCTAAGCTCTAATGGCTTGCTCCGTCACTCCCAGGCTCGCCACCAATCCCAAGACAGCTTGCTTCTCTCAGATGGAAGCTCTATGGTCTCCCCTTATGGGGAGCCCATACCACGTTCTCCCAGGGTCAAAAGCGGAGCAGCCAGTATGCCATCTAGCCCCAGAATGACCCGCAGGCTCTACTCACAGGGCAAAGCTGCAGGAGACTCCCGTCAGAGGAAATACTCCACGGGCTCCCTCAACAGCCTGGGTATGCACAGCCGTTCTCTGCCACGGCTTCACAATGCAGCAGATCCACCTGCGCTGTCACTGCCGTTACGCCACTCAGTAGGTTCCCACAGAGTGGTCGCTTCAGGAAACCGGCGCAGTCTCTCCTCTCTGGAGCAGCCTCCAGATGTGACAGTACCAGCCAGCATGCCCAGCACACCCAGGAGGGCTAGCCTGGCCTCTCTGAGCTCTATGGGAGTAGAGATTGATGGGACGGGGTTAGATCTGGGCATCGGAGAGAGGAGGTTGTCCTTTGGGAAGAGTGGTTTGAGTCCGGGACAACGGGTGGGCAGCATCACCTCTCTAAATGGCAAAGAGGAGCTCAAAGACTACCACCAGCATCAGAGAGATGAGCGACTCAGGGAGCAGAAAGTGCAGAGATTA GAATGCCAGCGTCTAGAGACCATCTTAAACCTGTGCACTGAGTTGGGACAGGTAGCGAGAGAGCCAGCGGGATCAGCTGTTTCTGACCTGCAGAAGATCAATAAGGAGCTGGAGAAGCTGCAGGTGTCGGACGATGACTCAGTGTTCTCCGACTCTCCGAGCAGCACAGCTCAAGAGAGCTGCTTTGGAGCCAAAGCCAGAGACTTCCAACTCTCTGAGGAGCAGCAGGCCAGCCAGCGTCAGCAGAGCGGCTATAGAGAGGCCAGATCCCACTCACCTGCTATCAGTCTCAACAGCAGTGCACCCTCGCCTTCTATGCATCACAGAGCCAAA GCTTTGGAGAGCGtgcagctgaaacaggaagtaacgCACATAGAGGAAGAAAGAATCCAAGTTTTGAATAACATAGAAGAGCTGGAGCAGAAGATCAAAGACCTGGACAACCAGATGGAGGAGTCTCTTCGAGAG ATGGAGGTGGAGTGTGCTCTCCTGGAAGGAGAACAGGAGTCGGAGATGGCCCAGCTGCAGAGGGATAAGGAGCTTCTGGAGCAGCTCAAGGGAAAAATTCACAATGTTGAGAAAATGAACCACACTGAGAAGTCACAg GAGACTGAGGAGCAGTCAAAAAGTTTGGAGGACTTGGAGTTTCAGAAGCTGGAGAGAGAAATTAAGCAGGACGAGGAAAAAGAGAATCAGAGCCAAGAGCTGCTGCGAGAGATCGCAGACTGTCAGCGCCTTACTGTCACCCGCAAG GAAAGACTCATGACGCTCAAGAAACAGTCATCTCAGATTACTTTACAGGCTCAGCAGGAACGGGAGAATTTCCAGAGAGAGAAGAACAATTTGCTCGTCATGCTTCAGAAG gagagagagaaattGGTGTCTTTGGAAGGAAAGTATGCAGAGCTGTCTGAGGGGCAGACCTTCGCTAACAATCCTGTAGCCATCAAAGAG CACTTGCACACTCTGAAGGAAAGACGAAGAAGCAGCAAGGAAAATTCATCACACCCAAATGACAGTCTACCTCATAAAAGGAGCCAGCAGCTGCTCACCACTTATGGCAGATCCCTCGGACGCACGCTTCCTCCAAAG CCTCACCTTCCTTTGTCCCAAAGCTCAAGCTGTGGCAGTGTCATCCCACAAGGCTTCTGCTTCTCCCCTCGGGAGGTGAACCCTCGCCACTTGCCCAAGA GCAACAGCCACGCGCATGTAAATGAAGACAGGCAAAGACAGAGTGATTTTTGCAACAGGTTGGTCTCTGAGCCCAACGTCTTCCTGGACTCGTTCTCTTACCCGGACAACAGCCAGGCGTCAGACACCATCAGCGTGGACAGCTCTGACAGCCTGGAAACCAGCTTCTCTGCCTGCTCCCCAGACAACATCTCAAG TGCCAGTACCTCCAACATGGCAAAGATTGAAGAGATGGAGCGTTTGCTCCGCGAGGCCCAGGCCGAAAAGCTGAGACTCCTCGAGCATCGA GAGCGGGAGATGGAGATACGCAGGCAGGCtctggaggaggagaggagaagaagagaggaaCTGGAGAAACGGCTGCAGGAGGAAACaagcaggagacagaagctTGTGGAGAGAGAGGTGAAGCTCAGAGAGAAGCAGAGATCACAG TCCCGGCTGTTGACAAGATACCACCCAGTAAGAAAAGACGACTTTGATCTTCACGGCCACATTGAAGCAGCCGGACACAACCCAGACGCCTGCTTCCATCTGGCCATCACTGATAAAACCTGTCGCGGGTTCCTCGTCAAAATGGGAGGAAAGATCAAGACGTGGAAGAAGCGCTGGTTTGTCTTTGACCACAATCGCAGGACACTCACTTACTATGCAG ACAAACACGAGACCAAGATGAAAGGCGTCATTTACTTCCAAGCCATAGAGGAGGTGTACTATGACCATTTAAAAAATGCGCACAAA AGCCCCAACCCCTCGCTGACCTTCAGTGTGAAGACCCACGATCGGGTGTACTACATGGTGGCTCCGTCCCCTGAAGCCATGCGTATCTGGATGGATGTTATTGTAACCGGTGCTGAAGGACACATGCACTTCATGGTGTAA